In Natronococcus occultus SP4, the following proteins share a genomic window:
- a CDS encoding CBS domain-containing protein yields the protein MDDIFVARVMSTELETVRPETLVEDAGQVMRDRGVGSVIVIDEQNRLEGILTTTDFVDIVAESQPKAETSVSRYMSTDVVTTDAQTGIRDAADLMVEHGFHHLPVVDDEEGVIGIVTTTDLTAYLSRVQSPSPEA from the coding sequence ATGGACGATATTTTCGTCGCGCGGGTGATGTCGACCGAACTGGAGACGGTTCGACCGGAGACCCTCGTCGAGGACGCGGGACAGGTAATGCGCGACCGCGGCGTCGGCTCGGTGATCGTCATCGACGAGCAGAACCGACTCGAGGGGATTCTGACGACGACCGACTTCGTCGACATCGTCGCCGAGAGCCAGCCGAAGGCCGAAACATCGGTGTCGCGGTACATGAGCACCGACGTCGTCACGACCGACGCCCAGACGGGGATCCGCGACGCTGCGGACCTCATGGTCGAACACGGGTTTCATCACCTTCCCGTCGTCGACGACGAGGAGGGTGTCATCGGTATCGTAACGACGACGGATCTTACCGCCTACCTCTCGCGGGTCCAGTCGCCGAGCCCAGAGGCATAA
- a CDS encoding 8-oxo-dGTP diphosphatase — translation MIEATLCFPRRENGGTDEVLLIEKRRGLGEGWYNGPGGKLEDGETPRECAVRETREEVGLEIDPDELEKAGELSFLLDGECHTFCHVFRTRTFAGELRPSEEARPEWVPVEDVPYDRMWEDDRLWLPAVLEGDTVAGEFRFVGGTPLDEADFEEHDLERSVAFDDAGRSRTSSR, via the coding sequence ATGATCGAGGCGACGCTGTGTTTTCCCCGTCGCGAGAACGGCGGTACGGACGAGGTGCTCCTGATCGAGAAGCGCCGCGGGCTCGGCGAGGGCTGGTACAACGGACCGGGCGGCAAACTCGAGGACGGCGAGACGCCCCGGGAGTGTGCAGTCAGGGAGACCCGCGAGGAGGTCGGCCTCGAGATCGATCCCGACGAGCTCGAGAAGGCCGGCGAGCTGTCGTTTCTCCTCGACGGCGAGTGCCACACGTTCTGTCATGTCTTTCGGACACGGACGTTCGCGGGCGAACTCCGCCCCTCCGAGGAGGCCCGGCCGGAGTGGGTTCCCGTCGAGGACGTCCCCTACGACCGAATGTGGGAGGACGATCGGCTCTGGCTGCCCGCCGTCCTCGAGGGCGACACCGTCGCGGGGGAGTTCCGGTTCGTCGGTGGCACACCCCTCGACGAGGCAGATTTCGAAGAGCACGACCTCGAGCGCAGCGTCGCGTTCGACGACGCCGGGCGCTCTCGGACCAGCAGCCGCTGA
- the gltB gene encoding glutamate synthase large subunit, whose product MSQPHISNTDRVPGLADPTDERSNCGVGVVMDLDGAGGHDVVADGLDLLVNLEHRGTTGAETDTGDGAGIMLQTPDRFFADVLEADLPETYAVGSLFFPTDKAARERLAEIVEDALTEYDLEVLEWRDVPTDNADLGATAVDSEPAVRQVAVAPADDISADAFDRRLYVARRALENAVENADVDGKERFYVCSLDADTIVYKGLLKGEQVASYYPDLTDERMESTFAMVHERFSTNTLGAWHLAHPYRNIIHNGEFNTIRGNINWMRARETDLESEVLEDLEAITPIIDDPDQSDTASVDNALELLMQDGRDLEHALRMLVPEAWRGDESMDQDRKDWYDFHASLVEPWDGPALVAATDGERVGAVLDRNGLRPCRYDVTTDNRLIMASEAGALETDPAEIEERGRLQPGQLFLADPEEGRVVPDDEVFEDLTDDRYGAWVEQEQVRLDDIVTTGERAPQEPVAALRDQQAAFGYTHDELENLIEPMTQKAKDPVGSMGDDTPLSVLTEFNRPLFSYFKQLFAQVTNPPLDYIREELVTSMESRLGYQRNLLAESPDHARQLVLDSPILTDTELASIRDCSANGITAATIDITYDLENETLEDAVERVRAEAVAAIEDGHDILILSDRGVDEERAAIPSLLATGGVHHHLVRNGLRNHAGLVVESADPRTVHHFATLVGYGAGAVNPYLAYQTIADITAGPDGAETELAIDAYVEAVEDGLLKIMAKMGISTVESYQGAQIFEAVGLDSDLVADYFTGTENRTEGIGLAELEADVRERHEAAFGDDDSELDRHGEFEHRSSGVHHQWNPDTVGALQQSVRANDYERYQEFAAQINDQNENLQTLRGLLGFDSDRESIPIEDVEPVADIVERFSTAAMSLGSLSPEAHENNSIAMNRIGAKSNSGEGGEPPERFGTEKECNVKQVASGRFGVTSTYLSSADELQIKMAQGSKPGEGGHLPGEKVNEMIAHVRKSTPGVGLISPPPLHDIYSIEDLKQLIFDLKAANEDADINVKLVSEAGIGTIAAGVAKANADVVHISGHSGGTGASPRTSIKNAGLPWELGLAEANQMLRQTGLRDRIRVSADGGMKTGRDVAVAALLGAEEYVFGTASLVTSGCVMARQCHENTCPVGVATQREDLRKRFPGEPEHVINYMTFIAQELREIMAELGFETVEEMIGRVEVLEQRTDVDHPKARNVDLSAVLAEPAGDARYKVREQDHELDDQLDRELIDAAGDAIEDREPVTLSTDVTNVDRAVGAMLSNRITDRYGEPGLPEDTITVDAGGTAGQSFGAFLASGVSLHLEGSANDYVGKGLSGGKLTVRTPETASYDPTENVAIGNVALYGATDGQLYVNGVAGERFAVRNSGAKAVVEGVGDHGCEYMTGGVVAVLGETGTNFAAGMSGGVAYVFDPDEELAERANTGMVTLHEELEDADVEMLRRLVENHVAYTGSERGRELLANWEQSLESFVKVMPEAYHEAITEQGSDDVRSELPGTPETGADADASGFVASDD is encoded by the coding sequence ATGTCACAGCCACACATTTCAAACACCGATCGTGTTCCGGGGCTCGCCGACCCGACGGACGAACGATCGAACTGCGGTGTCGGCGTCGTCATGGACCTCGACGGAGCGGGCGGTCACGATGTCGTCGCCGACGGACTAGATCTGCTGGTCAACCTCGAGCACCGCGGGACGACCGGGGCCGAAACGGACACCGGCGACGGCGCCGGCATCATGCTCCAGACGCCCGATCGCTTCTTTGCGGACGTCCTCGAGGCCGATCTCCCCGAGACCTACGCGGTCGGCTCGCTCTTTTTCCCGACCGACAAGGCGGCCCGCGAACGACTCGCCGAAATCGTCGAGGACGCCCTCACGGAGTACGATCTCGAGGTGCTCGAGTGGCGCGACGTTCCGACGGACAACGCCGATCTCGGTGCGACCGCGGTCGACTCCGAACCCGCCGTCCGGCAGGTGGCCGTCGCACCTGCAGACGATATCTCCGCGGACGCGTTCGACCGACGGCTGTACGTTGCTCGACGCGCCCTCGAGAACGCCGTCGAGAACGCCGACGTCGACGGGAAGGAGCGCTTCTACGTCTGTTCGCTCGACGCGGATACGATCGTCTACAAGGGCCTGCTCAAAGGCGAGCAGGTCGCCTCTTACTACCCCGACCTGACCGACGAACGGATGGAGTCGACGTTCGCGATGGTCCACGAGCGGTTCTCGACGAACACGCTCGGTGCCTGGCATCTCGCCCATCCGTACCGGAACATCATCCACAACGGCGAGTTCAACACGATCAGGGGGAACATCAACTGGATGCGCGCCCGGGAGACGGATCTCGAGAGCGAGGTCTTAGAAGACCTCGAGGCCATCACGCCGATCATCGACGACCCCGATCAGTCCGACACGGCAAGCGTCGACAACGCCCTCGAACTGCTGATGCAGGACGGGCGCGACCTCGAACACGCCCTGCGGATGCTCGTTCCCGAGGCCTGGCGGGGAGACGAGTCGATGGACCAGGACCGCAAGGACTGGTACGACTTCCACGCCTCCCTGGTCGAACCCTGGGACGGCCCCGCCCTGGTCGCCGCCACCGACGGCGAGCGCGTCGGCGCCGTCCTCGACCGCAACGGCCTGCGGCCGTGTCGATACGACGTCACGACCGACAACCGCCTGATCATGGCCAGCGAAGCCGGTGCACTCGAGACCGACCCCGCAGAGATCGAGGAGCGCGGTCGCCTCCAGCCCGGACAGCTGTTCCTCGCCGACCCCGAGGAGGGGCGGGTCGTTCCCGACGACGAGGTCTTCGAGGACCTGACCGACGACCGCTACGGCGCGTGGGTCGAACAGGAGCAGGTTCGACTGGACGACATCGTCACGACCGGCGAGAGGGCGCCCCAGGAGCCCGTCGCGGCCCTACGAGACCAGCAGGCCGCGTTCGGCTACACCCACGACGAGCTCGAGAACCTGATCGAGCCGATGACCCAGAAGGCGAAAGATCCCGTCGGCTCGATGGGCGACGACACGCCCCTGTCGGTGCTCACCGAGTTCAACCGCCCGCTCTTTTCGTACTTCAAGCAGCTGTTCGCGCAGGTCACCAACCCGCCGCTCGATTACATCCGCGAGGAGCTCGTCACCTCGATGGAGAGCCGGCTGGGCTACCAGCGCAACCTGCTCGCCGAGTCGCCGGACCACGCCCGACAGCTGGTGCTTGACTCGCCGATCCTCACCGACACCGAGCTCGCCTCGATCCGGGACTGTTCGGCCAACGGGATCACGGCGGCGACGATCGACATCACCTACGACCTCGAGAACGAGACGCTCGAGGACGCCGTCGAACGCGTCCGCGCCGAGGCCGTCGCGGCGATCGAGGACGGCCACGACATCCTGATTCTCTCCGATCGGGGCGTCGACGAGGAGCGCGCGGCGATTCCGAGCCTGCTCGCGACCGGCGGGGTCCACCACCACCTCGTGCGCAACGGGCTGCGTAACCACGCCGGACTCGTCGTCGAGTCGGCCGACCCCCGCACCGTCCACCACTTCGCGACGCTTGTTGGCTACGGCGCTGGCGCGGTCAACCCGTACCTGGCCTACCAGACGATCGCCGACATCACCGCGGGTCCGGACGGCGCCGAAACCGAGCTCGCGATCGACGCCTACGTCGAGGCCGTCGAGGACGGCCTGCTGAAGATCATGGCGAAGATGGGGATCTCGACGGTCGAGAGCTACCAGGGCGCCCAGATCTTCGAGGCGGTCGGGCTCGACTCCGATCTCGTCGCGGACTACTTCACCGGGACCGAGAACCGCACCGAGGGGATCGGGCTCGCCGAGCTCGAGGCCGACGTCCGCGAGCGCCACGAGGCGGCGTTCGGTGACGACGACTCGGAGCTCGACCGCCACGGCGAGTTCGAGCATCGATCGAGCGGCGTCCACCACCAGTGGAACCCCGACACCGTCGGCGCGCTCCAGCAGTCGGTCCGGGCTAACGACTACGAGCGCTACCAGGAGTTCGCCGCTCAGATCAACGACCAAAACGAAAATCTCCAGACCCTGCGGGGGCTGCTCGGGTTCGACAGCGATCGGGAGTCGATTCCGATCGAGGACGTCGAACCCGTCGCCGACATCGTCGAGCGGTTCTCGACGGCCGCGATGAGCCTGGGCTCGCTGTCGCCGGAGGCCCACGAGAACAACTCGATCGCGATGAACCGCATCGGTGCCAAGAGCAATTCGGGCGAGGGCGGCGAGCCGCCCGAGCGGTTCGGCACGGAGAAGGAGTGCAACGTCAAGCAGGTCGCCTCGGGACGGTTCGGCGTTACCTCGACGTATCTCTCCTCGGCCGACGAGCTCCAGATCAAGATGGCCCAGGGCTCCAAGCCCGGCGAGGGTGGCCACCTCCCCGGCGAGAAGGTAAACGAGATGATCGCCCACGTCCGCAAGTCCACGCCCGGCGTCGGGCTGATCTCGCCCCCGCCGCTGCACGACATCTACTCGATCGAGGACCTCAAACAGCTGATCTTCGATCTCAAAGCCGCCAACGAGGACGCCGACATCAACGTCAAGCTCGTCTCCGAGGCGGGGATCGGCACCATCGCGGCTGGCGTCGCAAAGGCAAACGCCGACGTGGTCCACATCTCGGGACACTCCGGCGGTACCGGGGCCTCGCCCCGCACCTCGATCAAGAACGCGGGGCTGCCCTGGGAGCTCGGTCTCGCCGAGGCCAACCAGATGCTCCGCCAGACGGGCCTGCGCGACCGCATCCGGGTCTCGGCCGACGGCGGGATGAAGACGGGCCGGGACGTCGCCGTCGCTGCCCTGCTTGGCGCCGAGGAGTACGTCTTTGGCACCGCCTCGCTGGTGACCTCGGGCTGCGTGATGGCCCGGCAGTGTCACGAGAACACCTGCCCGGTCGGCGTCGCCACCCAGCGCGAGGACCTGCGCAAGCGGTTCCCCGGCGAGCCCGAGCACGTCATCAACTACATGACCTTCATCGCCCAGGAGCTCCGGGAGATCATGGCCGAACTGGGCTTCGAGACCGTCGAGGAGATGATCGGCCGAGTCGAGGTCTTAGAGCAGCGCACGGACGTCGACCACCCGAAGGCTCGCAACGTCGATCTCTCGGCGGTGCTGGCCGAGCCCGCGGGCGATGCTCGCTACAAGGTCCGCGAGCAGGACCACGAGCTCGACGATCAGCTCGACCGCGAGCTGATCGACGCCGCCGGTGACGCTATCGAGGACCGGGAGCCGGTAACGCTCTCGACCGACGTCACCAACGTCGACCGCGCGGTCGGCGCGATGCTCTCGAACCGGATCACCGACCGCTACGGCGAACCCGGGCTACCCGAGGACACGATCACGGTCGACGCCGGGGGGACCGCCGGCCAGAGCTTCGGCGCGTTCCTGGCGAGCGGCGTCTCCTTGCACCTCGAGGGAAGCGCGAACGACTACGTCGGCAAGGGCCTCTCGGGCGGGAAGCTCACCGTCCGGACGCCCGAGACCGCCAGCTACGATCCGACCGAGAACGTCGCGATCGGAAACGTCGCGCTCTACGGCGCGACCGACGGCCAGCTGTACGTCAACGGCGTCGCCGGCGAGCGCTTCGCGGTGCGTAACTCCGGTGCGAAGGCCGTCGTCGAGGGCGTCGGCGACCACGGCTGCGAGTACATGACTGGGGGCGTCGTCGCCGTCCTCGGGGAGACGGGAACGAACTTCGCGGCCGGGATGTCCGGTGGCGTCGCCTACGTCTTCGACCCCGACGAGGAGCTCGCCGAGCGGGCAAACACCGGGATGGTCACGCTCCACGAGGAACTCGAGGACGCAGACGTCGAGATGCTGCGCCGACTCGTCGAGAACCACGTCGCCTACACCGGTTCCGAACGGGGCCGCGAGCTGCTCGCGAACTGGGAGCAGTCCCTCGAGTCGTTCGTGAAGGTGATGCCCGAGGCCTACCACGAGGCGATCACCGAGCAGGGCAGCGACGACGTCCGCAGCGAGCTCCCGGGGACGCCCGAGACGGGCGCCGACGCCGACGCGTCCGGCTTCGTGGCCAGCGACGACTGA
- a CDS encoding 2Fe-2S iron-sulfur cluster-binding protein — MTDSSPLRSGRSETGSDASSCPAKTRFGLERRHVLLAAGTAGSIALSGCLDDDTDDDDEAAATYDITFLEDGAETEVTIEETEELLYPALEADVEIPYSCEVGSCGECTARYDGDATDVVSHDGNEYLDEDQIADGWLLTCVAYPRDDAELEVAHPDDA; from the coding sequence ATGACGGATTCATCACCCCTCCGTTCCGGTCGCTCAGAGACCGGGTCGGACGCTTCGTCCTGTCCGGCGAAAACACGGTTCGGCCTCGAGCGGCGACACGTCCTGCTCGCAGCGGGAACTGCGGGTAGCATCGCGCTCAGTGGGTGTCTCGACGACGACACGGACGATGACGACGAAGCGGCTGCGACCTACGATATCACTTTCCTCGAGGACGGAGCGGAGACGGAGGTGACGATCGAGGAGACCGAGGAGCTGCTGTATCCGGCCCTCGAGGCGGACGTGGAGATCCCGTATTCGTGTGAAGTCGGAAGCTGCGGGGAGTGTACCGCACGGTACGATGGGGACGCCACCGACGTCGTCAGCCACGACGGAAACGAGTATCTCGACGAGGACCAGATCGCCGACGGCTGGCTGTTGACTTGTGTCGCGTATCCGCGGGACGATGCTGAACTCGAGGTGGCCCATCCCGATGACGCATAA
- the proS gene encoding proline--tRNA ligase, protein MSDESQELGITETKSHKPGEWYAEVVQKANLADYAPMGGFIVTKPRGYAIWEGIQDALDTRFKETGVDNVYFPMFIPESFLEREKDVVEGFDPEVAWVTQGGHEELEERLAVRPTSESIIAPFMADWTRSHRDLPLRINQWCSVVRWEATETKPFFRTKEFMWQEGHTAHADDEGAWEEVWTRLDQYEEVYEDVLAIPVLRGKKPEHDKFPGADTTTTVEALMPDGKSVQGATSHNLGQSFAEAFDITFADEDEDEQTAYTTSWGLSWRAIGALIMTHSDDQGLVLPPTIAPTQVAIVPIWQADTKEDVLEYSREIADELEDAGVRVELDDRDERNPGFKFNEHELNGVPLRLEIGPNEADDGEVTLVHRPDSEKAVADREGIVDTVDDHLDTVFEKLYEAAEENLAENVREAHSPEDILGTIGQHGGYVKTPWCGDQACEEAIKEKIAAEIVMQPLEDEGGQSAGEVPEPDRDECGVCGEPADEIAYFAKSY, encoded by the coding sequence ATGAGCGACGAGAGTCAGGAGCTCGGGATCACCGAGACGAAATCGCACAAGCCCGGCGAGTGGTACGCCGAGGTCGTTCAGAAGGCGAATCTCGCGGACTACGCCCCGATGGGCGGCTTTATCGTCACGAAGCCGCGCGGGTACGCGATCTGGGAGGGAATCCAGGACGCACTCGACACTCGGTTCAAGGAAACCGGCGTCGACAACGTCTACTTCCCGATGTTTATTCCCGAGAGCTTCCTCGAGCGCGAGAAGGACGTCGTGGAGGGCTTTGACCCCGAGGTTGCCTGGGTCACCCAGGGCGGCCACGAGGAACTCGAGGAGCGACTCGCCGTTCGTCCCACCAGCGAGTCGATCATCGCCCCGTTCATGGCCGACTGGACCCGTAGCCACCGCGACTTACCCCTGAGAATCAACCAGTGGTGTTCCGTCGTCCGGTGGGAGGCCACCGAGACCAAGCCGTTCTTCCGGACGAAGGAGTTCATGTGGCAGGAGGGCCACACCGCCCACGCCGACGACGAGGGCGCCTGGGAGGAGGTCTGGACCCGGCTCGACCAGTACGAGGAGGTCTACGAGGACGTCCTGGCGATTCCGGTCCTGCGGGGAAAAAAGCCCGAGCACGACAAGTTCCCCGGTGCCGATACGACGACGACCGTCGAGGCGCTGATGCCTGACGGGAAGTCGGTCCAGGGGGCGACGAGCCACAACCTCGGCCAGTCGTTCGCGGAGGCGTTCGACATCACGTTCGCCGACGAGGACGAGGACGAACAGACGGCCTACACGACCTCCTGGGGGCTGTCCTGGCGCGCGATCGGCGCCCTGATCATGACTCATTCTGACGACCAGGGGCTCGTGCTCCCGCCGACGATCGCACCGACCCAGGTCGCGATCGTTCCGATCTGGCAGGCCGACACCAAGGAGGACGTCCTCGAGTACTCCCGGGAGATCGCCGACGAGCTCGAGGACGCCGGCGTCCGCGTCGAGCTCGACGACCGCGACGAGCGCAACCCCGGGTTCAAGTTCAACGAACACGAGCTCAACGGCGTCCCGCTGCGGCTCGAGATCGGCCCCAACGAGGCCGACGACGGCGAGGTGACGCTGGTCCACCGCCCGGACAGCGAGAAGGCCGTCGCCGATCGCGAGGGGATCGTCGACACCGTCGACGACCACCTCGATACCGTCTTCGAGAAGCTCTACGAGGCGGCCGAGGAGAACCTCGCGGAGAACGTCCGCGAGGCCCACAGCCCCGAGGACATCCTCGGGACGATCGGCCAGCACGGCGGCTACGTGAAGACGCCGTGGTGTGGCGACCAGGCCTGCGAGGAGGCCATCAAGGAGAAGATCGCCGCCGAGATCGTCATGCAACCGCTGGAGGACGAGGGTGGCCAGTCCGCGGGTGAGGTCCCCGAGCCCGACCGCGACGAGTGTGGCGTCTGCGGCGAGCCCGCCGACGAGATCGCCTACTTCGCGAAGAGCTACTGA
- a CDS encoding quinone oxidoreductase family protein: MKAIEVTEYGDSDELAVVDRDVPEPDAGEVRIEIEAAGINFADVMQRRGVYPGGPEAPYVPGMEAAGTIDATAEDVDLDEGDRVVAMLDRGGYAEYTTANAQMLFPIPDEMSFEEAAGFPVQFLTAHSCLFEWGELEDGESVLIQAAAGGVGTAAVQLASNAGAEVFGTASSEEKLDLATDLSCDHPINYTETDFRETVEVETDGEGVDLVLESVGGDVFERSLDAMAHFGRMVTFGVASGEPASAENRRLLFENKSVRGFHLGQAAMHDPSRIMQAVPELTEELTSGDLEVIVGESFPLADAAEAHQYIEDRKSSGKVLLKP; this comes from the coding sequence ATGAAGGCCATCGAGGTAACGGAGTACGGCGACAGCGACGAACTCGCGGTCGTCGATCGGGACGTACCCGAGCCCGACGCCGGCGAGGTCCGGATCGAGATCGAGGCCGCGGGGATCAACTTCGCCGACGTCATGCAGCGACGCGGCGTCTACCCGGGCGGTCCCGAGGCGCCCTACGTTCCCGGGATGGAGGCTGCAGGGACAATCGACGCAACTGCCGAGGATGTCGATCTGGACGAGGGCGACCGCGTCGTCGCGATGCTCGACCGGGGCGGGTACGCGGAGTACACTACCGCAAACGCCCAGATGCTGTTTCCGATCCCCGACGAAATGAGCTTCGAGGAGGCTGCCGGCTTCCCCGTCCAGTTCCTCACGGCCCACTCCTGTCTGTTCGAGTGGGGCGAACTCGAGGACGGCGAGTCGGTGCTGATCCAGGCCGCAGCCGGCGGGGTCGGCACTGCGGCCGTTCAGCTGGCCTCGAACGCCGGTGCGGAGGTGTTCGGCACGGCGAGCAGCGAGGAGAAACTCGATCTCGCGACCGATCTGAGCTGTGACCACCCGATTAACTATACCGAGACCGACTTCCGCGAGACCGTCGAGGTCGAGACCGACGGCGAGGGCGTCGATCTGGTGCTGGAGTCGGTCGGCGGCGACGTCTTCGAACGCAGTCTCGACGCAATGGCACACTTCGGCCGCATGGTCACCTTCGGCGTGGCAAGCGGCGAGCCCGCGAGCGCGGAGAACCGGCGACTCCTCTTCGAAAACAAGAGCGTCCGGGGCTTTCACCTCGGCCAGGCCGCGATGCACGACCCGAGCCGGATCATGCAGGCCGTCCCCGAACTCACCGAGGAACTCACGAGCGGCGATCTCGAGGTGATCGTCGGCGAGTCGTTCCCGCTTGCGGACGCGGCCGAGGCCCACCAGTATATCGAGGATCGAAAGAGCTCCGGCAAAGTTCTGCTGAAGCCGTAG